From a region of the Apibacter sp. B3706 genome:
- a CDS encoding c-type cytochrome: MNKIIAVCMLTLFTSVSVLAQKVNGDVKNGEKLFKDNCTACHALDRKLTGPALKGIVTKLTEEGADVEWIQKWIMNNEALRKSGDKRANKIFEENNQIAMDVFEGRLSVQNIDDILAYLENPPAPPEEAAPAVVEKKTSNDLNYILLSFASIGVILIFTLLKINKLVKLKTSSAELSELESTRIRTFSQFYVQYKGVLYGLVTLLLALSFYGVWAWLMGIGVDKGYEPDQPIYFSHKIHAGENKINCQLCHSGAKYGKVSEIPSLSVCMNCHRNISEYTGKYIEPGKSKEFYTAEIKKIYDHIGWDEENQKYTGKQKPVKWERIHNMPDFVYFNHSQHVVAGEKTIIADFNKKNPNHQIDVVCKACHGSIDTMNVVRMANDFTMGWCVDCHRTTEVDMTNGYNAAYFNKLHEKLKKEYGEDKSKITVDAIGGLECGKCHY; this comes from the coding sequence ATGAATAAAATTATAGCAGTCTGTATGCTGACTCTCTTTACAAGTGTTTCTGTTTTAGCGCAGAAAGTAAATGGAGATGTAAAGAATGGAGAGAAATTATTCAAAGACAATTGTACCGCTTGTCACGCGTTAGACCGAAAACTTACAGGACCTGCACTAAAAGGAATTGTAACAAAATTAACTGAAGAAGGCGCTGATGTAGAATGGATCCAAAAATGGATCATGAATAATGAAGCCTTAAGAAAAAGTGGAGATAAGCGTGCGAATAAAATCTTCGAAGAGAACAATCAAATTGCTATGGATGTTTTCGAAGGCAGATTATCAGTACAAAATATCGATGATATTTTAGCCTATCTTGAAAATCCACCGGCTCCACCGGAAGAAGCTGCTCCCGCCGTAGTTGAAAAGAAAACATCAAATGATCTTAACTATATTTTACTTTCCTTTGCCTCAATAGGGGTAATATTGATTTTTACCTTACTGAAAATCAACAAACTAGTAAAACTAAAAACTTCTAGCGCTGAATTATCAGAACTTGAATCTACAAGAATTAGAACTTTTTCACAATTTTATGTACAATACAAAGGGGTCTTGTATGGATTGGTAACTTTACTATTGGCTTTATCTTTTTACGGAGTATGGGCTTGGTTGATGGGAATAGGAGTCGATAAAGGTTATGAACCGGATCAACCTATTTATTTTTCACATAAAATTCATGCAGGAGAAAATAAAATCAATTGTCAATTGTGTCATTCCGGAGCAAAATATGGAAAAGTTTCCGAAATTCCTTCTCTAAGTGTATGTATGAATTGTCATAGAAATATCAGCGAATATACCGGAAAATATATCGAACCGGGCAAATCTAAAGAATTCTATACTGCTGAAATTAAGAAAATTTATGACCATATTGGTTGGGATGAAGAAAACCAAAAATACACAGGTAAACAAAAACCGGTGAAATGGGAAAGAATTCATAATATGCCGGATTTCGTATATTTTAATCACTCACAACACGTAGTGGCAGGAGAAAAAACAATAATAGCCGATTTCAATAAAAAGAACCCGAACCATCAAATTGACGTGGTATGTAAAGCCTGTCATGGTTCCATAGATACCATGAATGTTGTAAGAATGGCGAATGATTTCACAATGGGATGGTGTGTAGATTGCCACCGTACCACAGAAGTCGATATGACCAATGGATATAATGCAGCTTACTTCAATAAACTTCATGAAAAATTGAAGAAAGAATATGGAGAAGATAAATCTAAAATAACGGTAGATGCCATAGGAGGTTTAGAATGCGGTAAATGTCATTATTAA
- a CDS encoding TAT-variant-translocated molybdopterin oxidoreductase, whose protein sequence is MASKDKIKFRSLEELQDPSLPEKLAANEFVEELSIDEFLGDDQAMYSTKTSRRDFLKFLGFGTAAVTLAACEAPIIKSVPYVVKPEGIIPGVPSYYASTLYNGFDIASVLVKTREGRPIKIESNKNAAFFGESTARSQASVLSLYDNNRAKAPKLNGSETDWKSLDEYVNKELQAAKVSGKKIVILTPSFPSPSTKKIIEDFTTLFPSTEHVVYDAISYSPALDAAEEVYGVRALPLYDLTKVELLVSFGADFLNDWNGGHFEADYAKAKTPGKTMLKHIQIEPNLSLSGASSDERMPLKPSEVQKLLGEVYKALDGTSSNPTAQKIAKELTKKGSKAVVFAEGDKSAYVIANLINQKLNSLAVRKDKVLLTKESNDARFSELLSWLSTGQVGVLLNFNTNPIYSYSEGEKLKDLFKKVNCSVSLSEYENETASICKAIAPVPHWLESWGDLNPATGVYLLSQPTIQRIFDTRQFQDSLLVWRNAGLQTNAVKENITIAPVGSTPSVDSLATQSKKDTVQDATTPFNSTYTTTATPQQTNAYYNYLKQYWQTQLGTKLGYSFNQALYNGYNETSEITELNVIGGNAEQALSNLAAIKAGTFELNLYLKTAIGDGVQANNPWLQELPDPISRLAWDNYITISLEDAKQLGIKNETNGRMQLDGSLVDLTVNGKVIKSVPALIQPGQAKGSIGLALGYGQSKSGKVGQTGINAYPFYLNSNLIQYNITIKPTQGIHEFASMQMQGTLMGRYEIAREVSLDTFLNEDPKKWNEPLKMDSYVGEVPMNKVDLWRDYDSTDGPHFNLSVDLNACTGCGACIIACQAENNVPVVGKEEIRMSRDMYWLRIDRYYSSKKQIEQKEEILENLDQVPMYKELIEPNPTNPDVIFQPVMCQHCNHAPCETVCPVAATSHGKQGQNHMAYNRCVGTRYCANNCPYKVRRFNWFNYALNNKFDYNMNNDLGRMVLNPDVVVRSRGVMEKCSMCIQMTQATILEAKKQGRKVEDGEFQVACSLACSSGAIKFGDINDPSSEIARLSKDKRKYVLLEEVGTKPNVFYQHKIRNRKES, encoded by the coding sequence ATGGCTTCAAAAGATAAAATAAAATTTAGGAGTTTAGAAGAATTACAAGATCCTTCACTACCAGAGAAATTAGCAGCAAATGAATTTGTAGAAGAGCTTTCTATCGATGAATTTTTAGGAGATGATCAAGCAATGTATTCTACAAAAACTTCTCGAAGAGATTTCTTAAAATTCTTAGGTTTTGGAACAGCAGCTGTAACTTTAGCAGCCTGTGAAGCTCCAATTATTAAATCGGTACCTTATGTGGTTAAACCCGAAGGTATCATTCCGGGAGTACCCAGTTATTACGCCTCAACTCTTTACAATGGATTTGACATTGCCAGTGTTTTAGTTAAAACAAGGGAAGGAAGACCCATTAAAATTGAAAGTAATAAAAATGCAGCCTTTTTTGGTGAAAGCACCGCCAGAAGTCAAGCTTCTGTTCTTTCATTATATGACAATAACAGAGCTAAAGCACCTAAACTGAATGGATCTGAAACTGATTGGAAATCATTAGATGAATATGTAAATAAAGAATTACAGGCAGCTAAGGTTTCGGGTAAAAAGATTGTAATTTTAACACCATCTTTTCCTTCTCCCTCCACTAAAAAAATCATTGAGGATTTTACAACCCTATTCCCAAGCACAGAACATGTCGTTTACGATGCGATTTCGTATTCACCGGCTTTAGATGCTGCTGAAGAAGTTTATGGAGTAAGAGCTTTACCATTATATGATCTAACTAAAGTCGAATTATTGGTTTCTTTTGGTGCTGATTTTTTGAATGATTGGAATGGAGGGCATTTTGAGGCAGATTATGCGAAAGCCAAAACCCCGGGGAAAACTATGCTTAAGCATATTCAAATTGAACCCAATTTAAGTTTATCAGGGGCTAGTTCCGATGAAAGAATGCCGTTAAAACCTTCGGAAGTTCAAAAATTATTGGGCGAAGTGTACAAAGCATTGGATGGAACTTCTTCCAATCCTACTGCTCAAAAAATAGCTAAAGAACTCACAAAAAAAGGTTCAAAAGCGGTTGTATTTGCGGAAGGCGATAAATCAGCCTATGTGATAGCCAATCTGATAAATCAAAAATTAAATTCATTAGCAGTTAGAAAAGATAAAGTATTATTGACTAAAGAATCCAATGATGCTCGTTTTTCGGAACTACTATCTTGGTTGTCAACCGGACAAGTTGGAGTATTACTTAACTTTAATACCAATCCGATTTATTCATACTCAGAGGGAGAAAAACTGAAAGATTTATTTAAAAAGGTGAATTGTTCTGTATCTCTTTCAGAATATGAAAATGAAACAGCTTCTATATGTAAAGCCATTGCACCGGTTCCCCATTGGTTAGAATCATGGGGAGATTTAAATCCGGCAACAGGGGTTTACTTATTATCACAACCAACCATCCAAAGAATTTTTGATACACGTCAATTCCAAGATTCATTATTGGTTTGGAGGAATGCGGGATTACAAACAAATGCGGTTAAAGAAAATATCACAATTGCTCCCGTTGGTTCGACTCCTTCGGTTGATTCTTTAGCTACTCAATCTAAAAAAGATACGGTTCAAGATGCAACCACTCCGTTTAATTCTACCTATACTACTACAGCAACACCTCAGCAAACCAATGCTTATTATAATTATTTAAAACAATATTGGCAAACGCAGTTAGGAACTAAATTAGGTTATAGTTTTAATCAGGCTTTATATAATGGATACAATGAAACATCCGAAATTACAGAATTAAATGTAATCGGAGGAAATGCTGAACAGGCATTGTCTAACTTAGCAGCTATTAAAGCGGGAACATTTGAATTAAACTTATATCTTAAAACAGCTATTGGAGACGGAGTTCAAGCAAATAATCCTTGGTTGCAAGAGTTGCCGGATCCTATCTCTCGTCTAGCATGGGATAACTATATTACAATTTCATTAGAAGATGCTAAACAATTAGGAATTAAGAATGAGACCAATGGCAGAATGCAATTGGATGGTTCCTTAGTAGATTTAACGGTTAATGGAAAAGTAATAAAAAGTGTTCCGGCATTAATTCAACCGGGACAGGCTAAAGGATCGATTGGATTAGCCTTAGGTTACGGTCAATCAAAATCCGGAAAAGTTGGTCAAACCGGAATAAATGCCTATCCTTTTTATCTTAACTCTAATTTAATTCAATATAATATAACTATTAAACCGACTCAAGGAATTCATGAATTTGCGTCAATGCAAATGCAAGGCACCTTAATGGGCAGGTATGAAATAGCAAGAGAAGTTTCCTTAGATACTTTCTTAAACGAGGATCCTAAAAAATGGAATGAGCCGTTAAAAATGGATTCATACGTAGGAGAAGTTCCTATGAATAAAGTAGATCTATGGAGAGATTATGACAGTACAGACGGTCCACATTTTAACCTTTCAGTTGATTTAAATGCATGTACCGGATGTGGTGCTTGTATTATAGCATGTCAAGCCGAAAATAATGTTCCCGTAGTTGGAAAAGAAGAAATAAGGATGTCAAGAGACATGTATTGGTTACGGATAGACAGATATTATTCTTCTAAAAAGCAAATAGAGCAAAAAGAAGAAATTTTGGAAAATTTGGATCAAGTTCCTATGTATAAGGAATTAATTGAGCCTAATCCAACTAATCCGGATGTAATTTTCCAACCGGTGATGTGTCAACATTGTAATCATGCACCTTGTGAAACGGTTTGCCCGGTAGCGGCTACCTCTCATGGAAAACAAGGACAAAATCATATGGCTTATAATCGATGTGTAGGAACACGCTATTGTGCCAATAACTGTCCGTATAAAGTACGTCGTTTCAATTGGTTCAACTACGCGCTTAACAATAAGTTTGACTATAATATGAATAATGATTTAGGAAGAATGGTATTAAATCCTGATGTCGTTGTTCGTTCCAGAGGAGTCATGGAAAAATGTTCCATGTGTATACAAATGACTCAGGCTACCATCTTAGAGGCTAAAAAACAAGGCAGAAAAGTGGAAGATGGAGAATTCCAGGTAGCATGTTCACTGGCTTGTTCTAGCGGAGCAATTAAATTTGGAGATATTAATGATCCTTCATCAGAAATTGCAAGGCTATCAAAAGATAAAAGGAAATATGTATTGTTAGAAGAAGTAGGTACAAAACCTAATGTATTCTATCAGCACAAAATTAGGAATAGAAAAGAATCATAA
- the nrfD gene encoding NrfD/PsrC family molybdoenzyme membrane anchor subunit, with translation MSGHYEAPIREPLILGDKTYHDITEDIARPIETKAGKLWWFAFYIALVAFIYGVGCIAYTIGTGIGVWGLNRTINWGWDITNFVWWVGIGHAGTLISAVLLLFRQKWRLSINRSAEAMTIFAVVQAAMFPCIHMGRIWLAYFVFPITNQFGTLWPNFNSPLLWDVFAISTYFSVSVVFWYIGLIPDFAMVRDRAVKPVTKKIYTILSFGWGGKAKHWQRFEEVSLVLAGLATPLVFSVHTIVSFDFATSVIKGWHSTVYPPYFVAGAIFSGFAMVQTLLSVVRKVCHLEDYITQKHIEYMNIVIVVTGGMVTVAYITEFFIGWYSGSRYEDFTYFSVGAATGPYWWAFWLLILCNVLIPASLWIKKLRRNFLWTFIVSIVINIGMWFERFDIIVINLSRDYLPSAWTMFQPSFVDVGIFIGTIGFFSVLYLLYARTFPVIAQAELKTIIKTSSEGYKKHHLENEHH, from the coding sequence ATGTCAGGACATTACGAAGCACCTATTCGCGAGCCGTTAATTTTAGGGGATAAAACCTATCATGACATTACGGAAGATATTGCCCGTCCTATTGAAACCAAAGCCGGGAAACTTTGGTGGTTTGCTTTTTATATTGCTTTAGTAGCCTTTATCTATGGTGTAGGGTGTATCGCTTATACGATAGGTACCGGAATAGGGGTATGGGGACTAAACAGAACGATAAATTGGGGATGGGATATTACAAATTTCGTTTGGTGGGTAGGGATAGGTCATGCAGGAACTTTGATTTCTGCTGTATTATTGCTTTTCCGTCAAAAATGGAGACTTTCCATTAACCGTTCTGCGGAAGCCATGACTATTTTTGCGGTGGTTCAGGCTGCCATGTTCCCATGTATTCATATGGGGCGTATATGGTTAGCTTATTTTGTATTTCCTATAACTAACCAGTTCGGAACTTTATGGCCCAATTTCAACTCCCCCTTATTATGGGACGTATTTGCCATCAGTACCTATTTTTCGGTTTCTGTGGTTTTTTGGTATATCGGACTAATTCCTGATTTTGCCATGGTTAGAGATCGAGCGGTTAAACCGGTAACTAAAAAGATTTATACTATATTAAGTTTTGGATGGGGAGGAAAAGCCAAGCATTGGCAAAGATTTGAGGAAGTTTCATTAGTTTTGGCAGGTCTTGCAACTCCTTTAGTTTTTTCTGTTCATACCATTGTTTCCTTTGACTTTGCAACTTCAGTTATTAAAGGATGGCATTCAACAGTATATCCGCCGTATTTTGTTGCGGGTGCTATATTTTCCGGTTTTGCTATGGTTCAAACCTTGCTTAGCGTGGTGAGAAAAGTATGTCATTTAGAGGATTATATCACTCAAAAGCATATCGAATATATGAATATTGTAATTGTTGTGACGGGAGGAATGGTAACAGTAGCTTATATTACAGAATTCTTTATCGGATGGTATTCAGGTAGCAGATATGAAGATTTTACTTATTTCTCAGTTGGAGCTGCCACTGGACCATATTGGTGGGCATTTTGGTTATTAATCCTTTGTAATGTATTAATTCCTGCTTCTCTTTGGATAAAAAAATTAAGAAGAAATTTTCTATGGACCTTCATTGTTTCCATTGTTATAAATATCGGTATGTGGTTTGAAAGATTTGACATTATTGTTATCAATCTGTCACGTGATTATTTACCGAGTGCATGGACAATGTTCCAACCTTCTTTTGTAGACGTAGGAATATTCATTGGAACAATAGGTTTCTTTTCAGTATTATATCTATTATATGCAAGGACTTTCCCTGTTATAGCGCAGGCAGAATTGAAGACAATTATAAAAACATCAAGTGAAGGGTATAAAAAACATCATTTAGAAAATGAGCACCACTAA
- a CDS encoding DUF3341 domain-containing protein — translation MSTTKTIIYGLYGDDDLLIDGVKQLRDRGIEINEVYTPFPVHGLDKAMGLKESRMSEFAFFYGAMGLAVASVLTWYTMNYDWQQNIGGKPSFTWTENMPAFIPIMFELTVFFAAHLMSITYLILNKHYPGQKAQNPDPRTTDDKFLVEISNQNYDQVKEILIATGVEEITVKKIEDEKNN, via the coding sequence ATGAGCACCACTAAGACAATTATTTACGGTTTATACGGAGATGATGATCTCCTTATAGATGGGGTTAAGCAACTTCGTGATAGAGGAATTGAAATTAATGAAGTTTATACACCTTTTCCGGTACATGGATTAGATAAGGCAATGGGATTAAAAGAATCGAGAATGTCTGAATTTGCTTTTTTCTATGGAGCTATGGGGTTAGCTGTTGCTTCTGTGCTTACTTGGTATACGATGAATTATGATTGGCAGCAAAATATAGGAGGAAAACCGAGTTTTACTTGGACAGAAAATATGCCTGCTTTTATTCCAATTATGTTTGAGCTGACTGTATTTTTTGCCGCTCACCTTATGTCCATAACATACCTTATTTTAAACAAGCATTATCCGGGACAAAAAGCTCAAAATCCTGATCCAAGGACTACCGATGATAAATTTTTAGTTGAAATTTCTAATCAAAATTACGACCAAGTAAAGGAAATTTTGATTGCTACAGGTGTTGAGGAAATAACTGTAAAAAAAATTGAAGATGAAAAAAATAACTAA
- a CDS encoding c-type cytochrome, with protein sequence MKKITKYILFAITGSLFIISCSKKKPSLVYFPDMYYPVAYDPYQEAVIAYGEQGTTVPLFSKQGGATALAPVPGTIAQNPEGILPMDLPNTPEGYDASKKITVSPLNPLNIDKDLDRGKDLYIKTCSACHGTAGDGQGDIVQSGAFSGVPNYKDRDITVGSVHYVMEHGRNAMGSYAGQLLPGDMWRVAEYVINEFKPSATSNSAEQTQTTEQ encoded by the coding sequence ATGAAAAAAATAACTAAATATATTCTTTTTGCTATAACAGGAAGTTTGTTTATAATTTCTTGTAGTAAGAAAAAACCCAGTTTGGTTTATTTTCCAGATATGTACTATCCGGTAGCCTATGATCCTTATCAAGAGGCAGTAATTGCTTATGGGGAACAAGGCACGACGGTTCCTTTATTTTCAAAACAAGGAGGAGCAACCGCATTAGCGCCTGTACCCGGAACCATAGCTCAAAATCCCGAAGGAATTCTACCTATGGATTTGCCAAATACCCCTGAAGGATATGATGCTTCTAAAAAAATAACGGTTTCACCGCTAAACCCTTTAAACATAGATAAGGACTTAGACAGAGGAAAAGATTTATATATAAAAACATGTTCGGCTTGTCATGGTACAGCCGGAGACGGACAAGGTGATATTGTTCAATCCGGAGCATTTTCGGGAGTACCTAATTATAAGGATAGGGATATAACAGTCGGATCTGTACATTATGTTATGGAACATGGAAGAAATGCCATGGGATCTTATGCGGGGCAACTTTTACCCGGAGATATGTGGAGAGTTGCAGAATATGTAATAAACGAATTTAAACCTTCTGCAACATCAAACTCTGCAGAACAGACACAAACAACAGAACAATAA